The following nucleotide sequence is from Fibrobacter sp..
GAACTGGCAGTTTCCTTGAGGATTCTGTAGGTCTGAGGGATAGAGAGCTTGAATTTCTTTGCAATAGCTTCTACACTGTGACCTGAATCGCGCATTGAAACCATTTCTCTGTTTCTCTCAGGGTTCCCTGCTGTACGGGACTCGATACCGTATTTCTTGCGAAGCTGATGGACTGCTTGTCTTGTAATACCAAATTCTTCACCAATTCGTGCATCGGTTTTGAATTTTTTCTGCAGCCTGATAAGTTCGGCTTTGCTGATTCTTGCCATCTGTAACTACTCCTTTCATAGGTTTTGGAGATTTTTGGAACGGATTTTCAAAGGTATACTTAAAGATGAAAGTCAATCTGAAATGACCGAGACTCATTATTTATTGTAAAATAATATTATGGGAGAACTAATGCAATAAATTAAATACGCATTCGCAAACTAAAAGAAACCGCGGAGAGTCTGGCCTCCGCGGTGGATTGTAAAGCAGAAATTATTTACGGAAGAATTCGTCGTAGAGGGCATTTACAGCCTTTTTCTCATCTGTGGAATCTATACCAAAGATGATACTTATCTCTGAGCTGCCCTGATTGACCATCTTTATGTTTACATCGGCTGCGGAAAGCGCCTTGGCTGCCTGAGCCAGAACTCCGATCTTGTGTATTAAACCCTCTCCGACAACCGAGACAAGAGATATTCCGAATTCCGTGCGGATCTCATCAGGACTGAGCTTCTGATCAATAGCCCTGATAATGTTGTTTGCGGCTTCCGGTTTGAGCTGGCTCTGGTCGAGAATTACAGATATATTGTCAACTCCGGAAGGACAGTGCTCATAGGAGAGGCCCATATCCTCAAAAATCGAAAGAAGTCTCCTTCCAAACCCTCTCTCCCTGTTCATCAGAAATTTCTGTAATGTAAAGCTGCAATAGCCCCCTCCTGAAGCCACACCTACTACATCCCGTGCGCTTGGAAGCCGTTCAGCTACAATAAGTGTCCCCTGGTTTTTGACATTGTTCGTGTTTCGCAGCCGTATCGGAATCTTTTTTCGCATCACAGGCCGGACTGCCTCCTCATGAAGCACATTGAATCCAATGTAGGATAATTCACGCATCTCCTTGTAGCTAAGTGCCGGAATCTGTATCGGCTGAGGAACCAGCAATGGATGAGCGCTGAAGATCCCGTCTACATCAGTCCAGTTCTCGTATTCAATAGCATCCAGAGCCTCAGCCAGAATGGCCCCGGTGAGGTCAGATCCGCCTCTGCTGAATGTGGCAACATCCCCATTCTCGGTGTAACCGAAGAATCCAGGAAACACAACTATCTTCCCTGCACAAAGACTCTTTAAAGTGGACAACCTCAATGACGTGTCAGCCATCGGCTGAGCATCTCCGAAAACATCCGTTACTATAAGTCCAGACTCTTTCGGACAGGCGTAGACTGCTTCGAGTCCATCAATATTCAGATACTCAGCAAACAGCCTGCAATTAAACTCCTCACCGGCCGCTACTACCAGATCACGGAAACGTCTGCTGTTACTCTTGTCTGAAGCAAGTCTTCTGTCCAGATCTGCTGTGATTTCCTCAATTCTAGAAACCGGCACTTTTAAGGGCTGATAAATTGATATGAAGCGTTTTTTCAGATCGCTGACTATTGAGGAATAATCCTCGGATTTAAGGGCTTTTTCCGTTGCTTTGATTAGAAAATCGGTGACCTTTGTACTGTGTTCGGGCGACTTGCCCGGGGCGGAAAGAACAAGACATCTTCGGTTCGGGTTCATCCTCAGAATCTTGACAATTTGTATCAGCTTCTCACTGGAAGCCACTGAACTGCCACCGAATTTACTTACGATCAAATCCATACTGACTCCGGTTTATAAATGAAAAGAACTATTTCTGCTTCATGGTCTTTAAACGGCTGCGGAATTCTTGTGGACTGCACTTTTCCTGCCTCTTGAAGGCACGTGAGAATGAGTTGCCGTTTGGGTATCCAACTTTGCAGGCTATATCTGTAACTGGCTCATCTGTGGTTTCCAAAAGATGCTTGGCGTGCTCCATCCGGACCCTGGTCATGTAATTATACAACGTCATGCCGGTTTCTTTTTTGAAAATTATATTCAGATAGTTTACATCTACACCACATTCCTCTTCAAGGCTCTGCTGGTGCTGAATAGTGGAATAATGGAGGTCCATAAAATTTCTGGCCTTGTTCACCAGATACTTGACTTTGTTTTTGGGAAACTGCCTCTCATCTACTATCATCAAACCCTTCTTAAACAGCACCACCAGGATTTCAAGCAACCTGGAAATTGATGCTAGCCCCAGAATCTCTTTACCTTTGGAAATCACCATCAGCAGGTCAAAAACAAGATTCTCGAAGTAAGCCTTTTCCCTCTCCTCCAGGATCACCTTTCCCTCTACCTCGGCATTCCAGTAGCATTTAGCCTGCTGAGATGGAAGAAGCGAGAAAAGGACCTGAAAGCATTCAAAATTGCCTCTCTGGTGCAGGTAAGTATGCCGTTCCCCCCGTTCCATTACTCCCAGCAGTCCCGGACGGGCAGTTCCGAAACTGCTGCGGGTGACATTCTGGAGAATACCTGTGCCATCCACCTGATACCACAGTCTGTAGCAATCCTGCTGGAACCGGATTTGTGAGTCGAAAACCCCACCATCGGCTCCGGAAAACTCAAGATAATCCAAACCTTTGATTTCTATGCGTAGTCTGGGAAGTTCAACTACCGGAGAGCTCTTCCAGTTCTCAAGAAAACTAAAGGTCCTCAGGCCCGGAAAAGAACTGTGGGGTGTAAAAACAGGGTTGCTGAATTCTGCCAGTAATTCGTGTCTTGTAGGAAACATGTTTGTTAAAAATACATTATTGCTCTACTTATAGTTGGAGAAGTTAAGCGCAAATTATATATTATCTGGTCGTTTAAATTACTCTTCACTTCAAATTATTACCTGCAAATAAAAAATGCCTTCAGTGACGAGCGAAACAAACCGTTTCTTATCTGATGACAGTTCTCTGGCTCTTTACCTCAAAGAGATCAGCAAACATAAAACGCTGAGCCTTGAGGAAGAAGCAAAGCAGGCTGTACGCATTCGAGAGGGTGACAAAAAGGCTCTGGAGAAACTGGTTAAAGCTAATCTGCGCTTTGTGGTTAGCGTTTCCAGAAACTACCAGAACCAGGGTTTGCCATTAAGCGACCTTATCAACGAAGGCAATCTGGGGCTTATCAGGGCAGCAAAAAGATTTGATGAGAAGAAGAATTTCAAATTCATTTCCTATGCGGTGTGGTGGATTCGCCAGGCTATTCTTCAGGCTCTTGCCGAGCAGTCCCGGATCATAAAACTTCCTCTCAACAGAGTAGGAACAATACATAAGATCGGGAAAACCCAGAGCCGTCTTGAGCAGAAACTCTGCCGCCTGCCCAACATTTCCGAAATAGCCGATGAACTATCTCTTGATGAAGATGACGTCTGTGAAACCATCAAAATCGGTAATGCTCACATGTCCCTCGATGCACCGATTCAATCGGGAGAGGATGCCAAGCTGATTGATCTCCTTCAGGATGAGAATCAGGAGAGTCCCGATGATGGCATAATGGATATATCTCTTCAAAATGAGATAGAGCGAACTCTGGATACTCTGTCCGAAAGGGAAAAAGAGGTAGTGAAGCTGTATTTTGGAATAGGAGAGGACACTGCGCACACACTGGAAGAGATCGGCCAGAGGTTCAATCTGACCCGTGAAAGAGTCCGTCAGATAAAGGAAAAAGCGATCAAA
It contains:
- a CDS encoding helix-turn-helix domain-containing protein, with product MARISKAELIRLQKKFKTDARIGEEFGITRQAVHQLRKKYGIESRTAGNPERNREMVSMRDSGHSVEAIAKKFKLSIPQTYRILKETASS
- a CDS encoding aspartate kinase — encoded protein: MDLIVSKFGGSSVASSEKLIQIVKILRMNPNRRCLVLSAPGKSPEHSTKVTDFLIKATEKALKSEDYSSIVSDLKKRFISIYQPLKVPVSRIEEITADLDRRLASDKSNSRRFRDLVVAAGEEFNCRLFAEYLNIDGLEAVYACPKESGLIVTDVFGDAQPMADTSLRLSTLKSLCAGKIVVFPGFFGYTENGDVATFSRGGSDLTGAILAEALDAIEYENWTDVDGIFSAHPLLVPQPIQIPALSYKEMRELSYIGFNVLHEEAVRPVMRKKIPIRLRNTNNVKNQGTLIVAERLPSARDVVGVASGGGYCSFTLQKFLMNRERGFGRRLLSIFEDMGLSYEHCPSGVDNISVILDQSQLKPEAANNIIRAIDQKLSPDEIRTEFGISLVSVVGEGLIHKIGVLAQAAKALSAADVNIKMVNQGSSEISIIFGIDSTDEKKAVNALYDEFFRK
- a CDS encoding helix-turn-helix transcriptional regulator — translated: MFPTRHELLAEFSNPVFTPHSSFPGLRTFSFLENWKSSPVVELPRLRIEIKGLDYLEFSGADGGVFDSQIRFQQDCYRLWYQVDGTGILQNVTRSSFGTARPGLLGVMERGERHTYLHQRGNFECFQVLFSLLPSQQAKCYWNAEVEGKVILEEREKAYFENLVFDLLMVISKGKEILGLASISRLLEILVVLFKKGLMIVDERQFPKNKVKYLVNKARNFMDLHYSTIQHQQSLEEECGVDVNYLNIIFKKETGMTLYNYMTRVRMEHAKHLLETTDEPVTDIACKVGYPNGNSFSRAFKRQEKCSPQEFRSRLKTMKQK
- a CDS encoding sigma-70 family RNA polymerase sigma factor; the protein is MPSVTSETNRFLSDDSSLALYLKEISKHKTLSLEEEAKQAVRIREGDKKALEKLVKANLRFVVSVSRNYQNQGLPLSDLINEGNLGLIRAAKRFDEKKNFKFISYAVWWIRQAILQALAEQSRIIKLPLNRVGTIHKIGKTQSRLEQKLCRLPNISEIADELSLDEDDVCETIKIGNAHMSLDAPIQSGEDAKLIDLLQDENQESPDDGIMDISLQNEIERTLDTLSEREKEVVKLYFGIGEDTAHTLEEIGQRFNLTRERVRQIKEKAIKRLKHCSRCKRLRMYKGD